A genome region from Anopheles stephensi strain Indian chromosome 2, UCI_ANSTEP_V1.0, whole genome shotgun sequence includes the following:
- the LOC118507332 gene encoding tetratricopeptide repeat protein 36 homolog, which yields MSKLTKDCLSEHDRQVLESIFNPSQIGGEEYLLQEEEKHLDDPQDVNGANDPRIKESQRMELEAIALASEAKLPEALELLSKSIETAPERPAPWNNRAQVYILLGKEDEALKDIEQALRLSNSAGRTGCRALCQRGILKRKNNDIDGAREDFEVAAKLGSKFARTQLIELNPFAALCNQMLREVMKM from the exons ATGAGCAAGTTGACCAAAGACTGTCTGTCCGAACACGATCGGCAAGTGCTGGAATCGATCTTTAACCCATCTCAAATCGGTGGTGAGGAATATTTGCTtcaggaggaagaaaaacatttgGATGATCCGCAAG ACGTGAATGGTGCGAATGATCCTCGCATTAAAGAATCACAGCGAATGGAGCTTGAAGCGATTGCACTTGCTAGTGAGGCGAAGCTTCCGGAAGCGTTGGAACTGCTAagcaaatcgatcgaaacaGCTCCGGAACGACCTGCGCCTTGGAATAATCGTGCCCAGGTGTACATACTGCTCGGGAAGGAGGATG AGGCGCTCAAGGACATCGAACAGGCGCTACGTCTATCGAACAGCGCGGGCCGTACAGGATGCAGAGCACTCTGTCAGCGTGGCATACTGAAGCGCAAAAACAACGACATCGATGGAGCGCGGGAGGACTTTGAGGTGGCCGCCAAGCTGGGCAGCAAGTTCGCGCGCACCCAGCTGATCGAGCTGAACCCGTTTGCCGCACTGTGCAATCAGATGTTGCGGGAAGTGATGAAGATGTGA